The following proteins are encoded in a genomic region of Gimesia algae:
- a CDS encoding DUF4013 domain-containing protein: protein MNEHTTQHADCTDPKVVNSDTACEITEFSGESVSTQVITAEIEQFYPDEVVGNIPPFPHLFRHPLKAAFWMIRMIFGIASLVLFLALIAAVPIVNFIALGYLLDVEGRVARTGKIRLAFPLLDIAPRLGMIVLGVALWLIPLFLLAGAAADAHLIDPGGSSDRNLHLINRLSAIAIAVHLCLALARGGTFWCFVRPLKNAIWLYQQIRAGGYLDRAAGHVSEFFASLKLGKNFSLGLRGFLGALIWLIIPSTMFAAASSPEGGQGVAVAVTLLGGVSLVIVLGWLPILQAHFAAENRFRAMFELGIIRRKFKRSPLLWMLSLIIVYVLSLPLYLFKVAALPRDAIWGITLIFVATIYPTKILLGWVYYRATFKTKNAWFGWRWLSRTILFPLLALYVFILFFTQFIGVHGNRVLMEHHLFLLPVPF, encoded by the coding sequence GTGAATGAACATACCACACAACACGCGGATTGTACCGACCCCAAAGTCGTGAACTCAGATACGGCTTGTGAAATTACGGAGTTTTCAGGTGAGTCAGTGAGCACGCAAGTGATCACCGCGGAGATTGAACAGTTCTATCCTGATGAAGTCGTAGGAAATATCCCCCCTTTTCCCCATCTGTTTCGTCATCCACTTAAAGCTGCCTTCTGGATGATCCGCATGATATTCGGGATTGCCAGTCTGGTACTTTTTCTGGCTCTCATCGCTGCCGTCCCAATTGTGAATTTTATCGCGCTGGGATATCTACTGGACGTGGAAGGTCGTGTGGCGCGAACCGGTAAGATTCGTCTCGCATTTCCTCTACTGGATATCGCCCCTCGACTGGGGATGATTGTGCTTGGTGTGGCGCTCTGGTTGATTCCCCTGTTTCTGCTGGCAGGCGCAGCCGCGGATGCGCATCTGATTGATCCCGGCGGAAGCAGTGATCGCAATCTCCACTTGATCAATCGGCTGTCGGCAATCGCGATTGCGGTACACCTCTGTCTGGCATTGGCACGCGGCGGGACATTCTGGTGTTTTGTACGGCCTCTTAAGAATGCAATCTGGCTCTATCAGCAGATCCGTGCGGGAGGCTATCTGGACCGGGCTGCTGGACACGTCAGTGAATTTTTTGCTTCTCTGAAACTGGGGAAGAATTTTTCCCTGGGACTGCGTGGTTTTCTAGGGGCTTTGATCTGGCTGATCATCCCTTCGACCATGTTTGCCGCTGCCAGTTCACCGGAAGGAGGTCAGGGAGTTGCGGTGGCGGTGACATTGCTGGGAGGTGTCAGTCTGGTGATCGTGCTGGGCTGGTTACCGATACTCCAGGCACATTTTGCAGCCGAGAACCGTTTCCGTGCCATGTTTGAATTAGGGATCATCAGACGAAAATTCAAACGGTCTCCTCTGTTATGGATGTTGTCCCTGATTATCGTGTATGTCCTGTCGCTTCCCCTTTACCTGTTTAAGGTCGCGGCCTTGCCACGCGATGCGATCTGGGGGATCACTCTCATTTTTGTCGCGACAATTTATCCTACAAAAATCCTGTTAGGCTGGGTTTACTATCGGGCCACTTTCAAAACGAAGAATGCCTGGTTTGGCTGGCGCTGGTTGAGCCGCACGATTCTCTTTCCTCTCCTGGCTTTATACGTCTTTATTCTGTTCTTTACGCAGTTTATCGGCGTACATGGAAATCGGGTTCTGATGGAACATCATTTATTCCTCTTGCCGGTTCCGTTTTGA